The sequence below is a genomic window from Maridesulfovibrio bastinii DSM 16055.
CCAACCCGCACTGACCGCAGCAGGGGCAGGAAAGCATTTTATCAGCCTCCGGAGTAAAAAAATCAATGTCACTCCAATTCATAATACAACCTCGGTTTAAATTTACTATGTAATAAAATATAATTACCAATTGGTAAATTTGATATTCCAAACAATATAGGTTGTCAATTAATTATATTTTTTAGACGACATTTATAAAGAAAATGTGTACTACCATATCCTAATAAGGGAGTAATGATGGGTTTTTACAACGATTTGGTAAATGGACTTAACGGTCTTATAGGAAAAGGGAAAAAATTTGAGAATCCCACTCAAATGGCCAGAACCTGCGGAGTCGCCCCCAATCAGGTCATCCGCTACATAAAACAGGAACGCAAAAAGCATCTTCAGGCTCTTGCCAAAGTTCTTGACGGAGTCGGAGCAAGACTTGTTTTTCCGGGTAACGAAGGGACCATGGAAGGCTTTCATCCCATTCCTAAAGTTCTGGCAAGGCCAAGCGGCGGCGGAGGCAGTCTTGAAACCAACGGCAGTGTGGAAAATTCTTACGCCTTCAGGCTGGAGTGGCTGACCAGAAAAGGCAACCCCAAAACAATGAAACTCATGGCCGTAACCGGAAACTCAATGGCACCGAGGATTGAGGACGGTGACCATGTGCTGGTTGATGAATCCCAGACCACCCTCTATGACGGCAGGATTTTTGTGGTCAGGATTGATCAGGAAATAGTAGTCAAAAGAATAGCAAAAGAACCGGGCAAGATACTCCTTGTATCCGACAACCCGGAAGCCGAGCCACGGCGTATAGAGATTGACCTTAGTGACGAGTCGCTAAGCTGGCAGCCTGTGGGCAGGGTTATATACGTATCAAAAGATCTGCGCTGAGAACTGAATGCCGGCATATTTTAGAAGTAAAAAATTGAACCGTATTTTTGTGTAAAGAATCAAAAAAAATTGCCCGGATAAGGTTGACACTTTTTACTACTGTCTTATTTAAGTTCCACCTGCCCGCGGACGGGGTAGTACCTGCCAGTGATCCGCAGGGGCAGATCGGGTTTAACCGCCCTGATCATAAAAATTAAGTTCGGAAAATATCTTATTGGAGGACGACACATGAAACTGAAACCGCTCAACGACCGTATCCTGGTCAAACGTCTTGAACAGGAAGAAAAAACCGCCGGTGGTATCATTATCCCTGATTCTGCCAAGGAAAAACCCATGAAAGGCGAAGTAGTGGCTGCCGGACCCGGCAAGCTGGACGAATCAGGAAAACGTATTGAGCTCGGAGTCAAAGAAGGAGACGCCGTTCTTTTTGCCAAATACGCAGGAACTGAAATCAAAATTGACGGTGTTGAACACCTTGTCATGCGCGAAGACGACATCCTCGCAATAGTAGAAGGCTAATCTCAGCCTTTTAAAATTTTTTTTCATCATTCATATTCATAAGGAGAACAAGAGATGGCTAAAGATATTCTTTTTGACGCCAAAGCACGTGAGAAACTGAAAAACGGCGTAGACAAACTCGCAAATGCAGTAAAGGTAACCCTCGGACCCAAAGGCCGTAACGTTGTTATGGAAAAATCTTTCGGCTCTCCGGTAATCACCAAAGACGGTGTTTCAGTTGCCAAAGAAATCGAACTTGAAGACAAATTTGAAAACATGGGCGCACAGATGGTCAAGGAAGTTGCTTCCAAGACATCTGACATCGCTGGTGACGGTACAACAACCGCTACAATTCTTGCTCAGGCAGTATTCACCGAAGGTGTTAAACTGGTAGCAGCAGGCCGCAACCCCATGGCTATCAAACGCGGAATCGACAAGGCTGTTGAAGCTATCATCAAAAACCTTGAAGATCTTGCAAAACCGACCCGCGACCAGAAAGAAATCGCTCAGGTCGGAACTATTTCCGCAAACAATGATGCTACCATCGGTAACATCATTGCAGAAGCAATGAACAAAGTCGGTAAAGAAGGCGTTATCACAGTTGAAGAAGCAAAAGGACTTGAAACAACCCTCGAAGTTGTTGAAGGTATGCAGTTCGACCGTGGTTACCTCTCCCCTTACTTTGTAACCAATGCAGAAAAAATGATCTGCGAAATGGATGAGCCTTTTATCCTCATCAACGAAGGTAAAGTCTCAAACATGAAAGATCTGCTCCCCGTTCTTGAGCAGAGCGCAAAAATGAGCAAACCTCTTGTTATCATTGCTGAAGACATTGAAGGTGAAGCTCTTGCAACACTCGTTGTCAACAAACTTCGCGGCACCTTGAATGTTGTTGCTGTCAAGGCTCCCGGTTTCGGTGAACGCCGCAAAGCAATGCTTCAGGATATCGCTATCCTCACCGGCGGAACCGTTGTTTCTGAAGACATCGGCCTGAAACTTGATGCTGTAACCCCTGAACACCTCGGCTCCGCAAAGCGTGTTGTTATCGACAAAGAAAACACCACCATCGTTGACGGTTCCGGTGAAGGCGAAAGCATCAAAGCCCGTGTAAAACAGATTCGTGCTGAAATCGCTGAAACTTCTTCCGATTACGATCGTGAGAAACTTCAGGAACGCCTTGCAAAAATCGTTGGCGGTGTAGCCGTAATCAACGTTGGCGCAGCTACTGAAACTGAAATGAAAGAAAAGAAAGCCCGCGTGGAAGATGCTCTTAATGCTACCCGCGCAGCTGTTGAAGAAGGTATCGTTCCCGGAGGCGGAACCGCTCTGGTTCGTTCTTCCAAGGCTCTTGACGATGTTAAACCTTCCGATGACGACGAAACAGCAGGCGTTAACATTATCCGCCGTGCTATCGAAGAACCTCTCCGTCAGATCGCCGGTAACGCCGGTTGCGAAGGTTCCGTTATCGTAGAAAAAGTTAAAGCTGAGAAAGACGGCTTCGGCTTCAACGCAGCTATCGGTGAATACGAAGACCTCATCAAGGCCGGCGTAATTGATCCTAAAAAAGTTACCCGCATCGCTCTTCAGAATGCAGCTTCCGTAGCAGGACTCCTCCTGACTACCGAATGCGCAATTGCTGAAAAGCCCGCTAAAGAATCTGCTGCTCCCGCAATGCCTGCTGGCATGGGTGGAATGGGCGGCATGGGCGGAATGGGCGGCATGGGTGGAATGTACTAGGCCACCGCTTAAAGCTCTATCAAGTATTAAAAGACCCCGGCAGAATTTCTGCCGGGGTTTTATTTTTTGATATTAAATTAAGGAGAGCTATTAAAAAATCAGAAAGTGAAGCTTAAAAATTCTACCCCACTTTTAAATATGAATGAACTCAATAAAAGAAGCTGTCAGTTTGAAAATAAACCGGGAAAAAGCTGATAATCAGAAATCAAGTTTAATGGTTTTCGAACTGTTTGCAGGCTTTGCTTTGGCTTTACTCTTAGCTTTGGGCTTACTTTCACCGCCATCAAGACTCAGCGATACTTTTCCTGAAGACTTTTTGGCCTCCTTTGAAGAAACACCGGCCTGATAACCACGCCCGAAAATTTTTGGTCCGAGCATATCGGACATTTTTTTTGCGTCCCGGTTAAGCGGATTACTATTCAAAGCGGCTGTGGCAGCATCATAAGCCTCGGTATACATCCGCTTGGCAAAATAAAGTTTGGCCTGCCTTACATAAAGACTTTCATTTGCGCCGAAACGCCGCATGATATCATTCAGAACATTCAGGGCATTATCTGTTTCACCAAGCATTTCCCACGCTAAAACAAGAGAAATATAGGGTCTGCTGTCTCCAGCGTTCTTTTCAATGGCCCTTTCAAGAAATTCTATACCGTCCCTTGGAAATCCTGATTTAACAAGTCTGGAGCCGACATCCTGCAGAAGACCTTCTTCATCAGGACAGGCATCGGTAATTTTTCTGAAATATTTTTTACCGTCTTTAAGATTTTTTTCATCGAGAGCTTTTTGACCGGCAAGAATATACTTATCAATCTGATTTTTCATCTTACGGATTTTATCTTCCGCGGCCCGTTCCAAAGCAGCTTTTATAGTGTCGTGTATCTTACGCAACACCTGAGCCAGCTTTTTTTCCTGACCACGGGAATATTTCAACGAGCGGGGAAGAACTTTTTTAAGTTCATCCATAGCAAGCATCTGACGAAAAACTTCATCAATTAAAATACCTATTTCAAATTTTTCACGCCCGAAAATCTGACTGTCTGCCAGTTCTTCCAGTGAAAGGCTAAGTGAGTTCAAACAGCGCATATAATCTTTACGCTGGGCATAAGCTTTAGCTCTGGCTACATGCTCCCTGATGCTTTTGGCTGTACTCATTAAATCAAAACTCCGAGACAGGATAATGTTATTGCAGAATATATCCATGTACTAAACATATTCTGGTAAGTGAGAAGAAAAGAAGTGTAACAATTTACATTTTTTAATAAATTTATTTAACTTATTTATTCTTATCTCTACTTAATTTGTTGTCAAGTTTGCCATTTATCGACACCATTATGTATAAATATTTAAAATAAACATCTTTATGAAAGCCAGTACACACTTATTACAGCGATGGCTTAATTATACAATTTACTAGGATTCTATTAAATATGATAGATAATATCATCTTTCAGAATATTTTTCAGCTCTTCAGTGCATATTCAGCGTCTTCAACTCAACACGCCGAACTCAAACCGGACAAATCCACGCAATGCAGCGGAAAAACCACTCTATATTCCTGTATATCCCTGATTGACGCATGCTCTGGCACAGGGTAACTTACCACGCCGTAGCGACTGATATCTTTATACTTTTCAAAATGATATCAATAAAATACAAACAAAATTTTCAACCTGTTACCCCCTTAAAAACATGAATATTTACCTCCTGATAATTATTGTATCACTTGGTGGAGCCTGTGCTCTGGGCATTCTGGCTCGCAGATTGAATGAAACAGCTCTGAATCCTGTTCTTCCTCAGGAATTCGATAGAATTTTTGATCCTGAAAAATATAAAAAAACTCAGGCCTATTCCAGAGAAGGAATGAAATTTGAAAATATAAGCTCGCTTATCTCAACCCTGATAACAATCATATTCATACTGGCCGGAGGCTTTAATCTAATAGATACGATATCCAGAAGTGCCGGTTACGGACCTGTGGTTACCGGGCTTATTTTCTTTGCTGTACTGGCTTTTCTGGGTGATGTTCTCTCCACTCCGTTTGATATTTATCAAACTTTTGTGATTGAAGAAAAATACGGCTTCAACCGTACCACAATTCCGACTTTCATCATCGATAAGCTGAAAGGTTACCTTTTAGGAGCCGTAATTGGTGGAATTCTGCTGTCAGGAGTTCTACTTTTTTTCAATGCAACAGGCTCCTTCGCATGGTTTTTGTGCTGGCTTTTCACTGTCGCGGTGATGGTAGGAATACAATACATTGCTCCTGTCTGGATTCTGCCGTTATTTAATAAGTTCACTCCGCTTGAAGATGGAGAACTGAAAGAAAAAATTGAAGCTTTTGCGCGAGAAAACGGTTTTGAACTGGAAGGAATATTTATTATAGACGGTTCAAAAAGATCTACTAAAGCCAATGCCTATTTCACCGGCTTCGGCAAAAAAAAGCGTATCGCTCTTTTTGATACCCTTGTTAACGAACTTACAACGGACGAACTTGTTGCTGTTCTCGCCCATGAAATAGGGCATTGCAAACTCGGGCATATCCGTAAAATGCTTATCACCACGATAATTAAAACCGGTGTAATTTTTCTGCTTATGTCTTTTTTCCTGAACAGCAGAGAACTTTTTGATGCTTTCAGCATGGAACACATGTCTGTTTATGCAGGGCTGGTCTTTTTTGCCTTACTTTATACCCCTGTCTCAATCGTCCTTTCAATCTTCTCAAACATCAGTTCACGCAAGCACGAATTTGAGGCTGATCATTTTGCCGCCGAAAAAACCGGCCGACCTGAAAGTCTGGTCACCGCTCTGAAAAAACTCTCCGCCAGCAACCTCAGCAACCTGACTCCTCATCCGTTTTATGTCTGGCTTGAATACAGTCATCCACCTGTACTTGCGAGAATTGAAGCCCTGCGCAAAACTTCACGCAATCTGTCATAAAAAAAATGGGGATAAGCTGATGCTGGAATATGAAAAAGAGCAAATTGTGGCCTTCGGCAGAAAAATGCTTGAAGCGCACCTTACAACCGGAACTGGCGGAAACTTAAGCATAATCAACCGTGAAAAAGGTTTGATAGCCATAAGTGCCAGCGGATTGCATTATCTGGAGACAACTCCTGATGATGTCGTAGTTCTCGATTTAAAGGGTAATATAGTTGAGTCCACCCGCAAACCATCAAGCGAATTTGGATTTCATCTTGATATCTACAAACAAAGGCCGGATGTAAACGCCATAGTCCATACTCATTCCGTCCATGCCACGACTGTGGCCTGCCTTAATATGGAGCTTCCGGCAGTTCATTATCTTGTCGGATTCTCGGGACGCAAAGTTCCGCTGGCGCCATACGCCACATTCGGTTCTCAGGAACTGGCCGACAATATTACCGCCACAATCGGAAATTATAATGCCGTACTGCTTGCAAACCACGGTCTCGTCACCGTCGGGGCTAAAATACAAAATGCTTTTGATGCTGCGGAAGAGCTGGAACTGATCGCCCAGATATACATTCAAGCCCTTGCGGTGGGTAAACCTGTAATTCTACCTGACGATGAAATGGATCGGGTCATAGACAAATTTTCAACCTACGGGCAGCCCGGAGGCAAATAAATAAGTCATGCTTGATAAAATTGTCGGTATAGCTTTTCCCCTTTTTCTGATCATGGACCCTCTGGGAAACCTGCCGGTCTGCCTTGGAATGCTTAAAGACTATCCACCTCAACGGCAGAGGGCCATTCTATTCAGGGAGCTGGTAATCGCATTGATAGTTATTATAGCATTCATCTACCTTGGAGCAGGTATGATGCGGATGCTTAATATTCATCAATCAACACTGCGTATTGCCGGTGGTGTCATCCTTTTCATTATTTCCATAAAAATGATTTATCCCTCACATGAAACAGGTACCCCTGAGGCATCTGACAAAGAACCGTTGATTGTGCCTATTGCCGTACCCTTTTTTGCAGGGCCGTCACTTCTGGCCGCAGTTATGGTTTACGGCTCAAAGGGAAGTGCCGGATTTTATCCTCTGGCAGGAACCCTTCTGGCATGGCTTATGTCGCTTGCAGTTATGATGATTGGCCCGACGCTTGCCGGATTTCTGGGAAAAAGAGGACTGAGGGCTTGTGAACGTCTTATGGGGCTTATACTGATACTTATTTCGGTCCAGATGCTGGAAGATGGAATAAAGCTTTATCTGACCAATTTTATCAGAATGTAGACAGTGGAAAATAAAAAATTCTAAAGTTTAACACCTTGCACTGCTATTCAAAAACACTGTTCAGAAGGTCCTTCAATGCATTGGCTTCAATCGGTTTTGCCAAAAAATAATCTGCGCCGATATCCATAATATTATCAACATCTTCTCTATAAGCTGACATGCAGACTACCGGCAGACGGGAACCGGAATCTTCTTTTTTTCTAATTTTCTTTAAAGCTCTTATGCCATCCATTTCAGGCATCTGGATATCAAGCAGCAGCAAGTCAAAATAATCTTCTCTGATGCAGTTGAGCACTTCAAACCCTGTGGAAACACAGCGTACTGAATATCCCCATTTTTCGAGCTGTATTCTCATTCTGGCCTGACTGTTGATATCATC
It includes:
- the groL gene encoding chaperonin GroEL (60 kDa chaperone family; promotes refolding of misfolded polypeptides especially under stressful conditions; forms two stacked rings of heptamers to form a barrel-shaped 14mer; ends can be capped by GroES; misfolded proteins enter the barrel where they are refolded when GroES binds); amino-acid sequence: MAKDILFDAKAREKLKNGVDKLANAVKVTLGPKGRNVVMEKSFGSPVITKDGVSVAKEIELEDKFENMGAQMVKEVASKTSDIAGDGTTTATILAQAVFTEGVKLVAAGRNPMAIKRGIDKAVEAIIKNLEDLAKPTRDQKEIAQVGTISANNDATIGNIIAEAMNKVGKEGVITVEEAKGLETTLEVVEGMQFDRGYLSPYFVTNAEKMICEMDEPFILINEGKVSNMKDLLPVLEQSAKMSKPLVIIAEDIEGEALATLVVNKLRGTLNVVAVKAPGFGERRKAMLQDIAILTGGTVVSEDIGLKLDAVTPEHLGSAKRVVIDKENTTIVDGSGEGESIKARVKQIRAEIAETSSDYDREKLQERLAKIVGGVAVINVGAATETEMKEKKARVEDALNATRAAVEEGIVPGGGTALVRSSKALDDVKPSDDDETAGVNIIRRAIEEPLRQIAGNAGCEGSVIVEKVKAEKDGFGFNAAIGEYEDLIKAGVIDPKKVTRIALQNAASVAGLLLTTECAIAEKPAKESAAPAMPAGMGGMGGMGGMGGMGGMY
- a CDS encoding M48 family metallopeptidase, giving the protein MNIYLLIIIVSLGGACALGILARRLNETALNPVLPQEFDRIFDPEKYKKTQAYSREGMKFENISSLISTLITIIFILAGGFNLIDTISRSAGYGPVVTGLIFFAVLAFLGDVLSTPFDIYQTFVIEEKYGFNRTTIPTFIIDKLKGYLLGAVIGGILLSGVLLFFNATGSFAWFLCWLFTVAVMVGIQYIAPVWILPLFNKFTPLEDGELKEKIEAFARENGFELEGIFIIDGSKRSTKANAYFTGFGKKKRIALFDTLVNELTTDELVAVLAHEIGHCKLGHIRKMLITTIIKTGVIFLLMSFFLNSRELFDAFSMEHMSVYAGLVFFALLYTPVSIVLSIFSNISSRKHEFEADHFAAEKTGRPESLVTALKKLSASNLSNLTPHPFYVWLEYSHPPVLARIEALRKTSRNLS
- a CDS encoding S24 family peptidase; amino-acid sequence: MGFYNDLVNGLNGLIGKGKKFENPTQMARTCGVAPNQVIRYIKQERKKHLQALAKVLDGVGARLVFPGNEGTMEGFHPIPKVLARPSGGGGSLETNGSVENSYAFRLEWLTRKGNPKTMKLMAVTGNSMAPRIEDGDHVLVDESQTTLYDGRIFVVRIDQEIVVKRIAKEPGKILLVSDNPEAEPRRIEIDLSDESLSWQPVGRVIYVSKDLR
- a CDS encoding L-fuculose-phosphate aldolase, which produces MLEYEKEQIVAFGRKMLEAHLTTGTGGNLSIINREKGLIAISASGLHYLETTPDDVVVLDLKGNIVESTRKPSSEFGFHLDIYKQRPDVNAIVHTHSVHATTVACLNMELPAVHYLVGFSGRKVPLAPYATFGSQELADNITATIGNYNAVLLANHGLVTVGAKIQNAFDAAEELELIAQIYIQALAVGKPVILPDDEMDRVIDKFSTYGQPGGK
- a CDS encoding MarC family protein; translation: MLDKIVGIAFPLFLIMDPLGNLPVCLGMLKDYPPQRQRAILFRELVIALIVIIAFIYLGAGMMRMLNIHQSTLRIAGGVILFIISIKMIYPSHETGTPEASDKEPLIVPIAVPFFAGPSLLAAVMVYGSKGSAGFYPLAGTLLAWLMSLAVMMIGPTLAGFLGKRGLRACERLMGLILILISVQMLEDGIKLYLTNFIRM
- the groES gene encoding co-chaperone GroES, giving the protein MKLKPLNDRILVKRLEQEEKTAGGIIIPDSAKEKPMKGEVVAAGPGKLDESGKRIELGVKEGDAVLFAKYAGTEIKIDGVEHLVMREDDILAIVEG
- a CDS encoding tetratricopeptide repeat protein, which translates into the protein MSTAKSIREHVARAKAYAQRKDYMRCLNSLSLSLEELADSQIFGREKFEIGILIDEVFRQMLAMDELKKVLPRSLKYSRGQEKKLAQVLRKIHDTIKAALERAAEDKIRKMKNQIDKYILAGQKALDEKNLKDGKKYFRKITDACPDEEGLLQDVGSRLVKSGFPRDGIEFLERAIEKNAGDSRPYISLVLAWEMLGETDNALNVLNDIMRRFGANESLYVRQAKLYFAKRMYTEAYDAATAALNSNPLNRDAKKMSDMLGPKIFGRGYQAGVSSKEAKKSSGKVSLSLDGGESKPKAKSKAKAKPANSSKTIKLDF